A window of Phycisphaerales bacterium contains these coding sequences:
- a CDS encoding Fic/DOC family N-terminal domain-containing protein has protein sequence MVAAQTALIRLEGLLRGMPDPHALLGPMLKREAKYSSKIENTTASIREIALVEANMPAPRPEVAEVRNNLLALQHGINSPLPLCLRLMREMHAVLLLGVDDTKQPGHFRASQVHIRGVEPGLETARFVPAPPGDEMQSCLNSFEKFLNRKADPGSPIEFPVELALVHYQFECIHPFMDGNGRLGRLLIPLAGIKRGLVEFALPHVSRFLESNREEYCELLLRVSTKGDWVSWIRFFCRAIVEDCTKNMVRVRRLADLREEYLQRVTGKKTSVLAQQLVDLLFVRHAVTTAIVSQELGITTPPAQKHIDRLEKAKILREITGGNYGRVWVAEDLVRLIEAED, from the coding sequence GTGGTCGCCGCGCAGACGGCCCTCATCAGACTGGAAGGACTCCTCCGGGGCATGCCCGACCCTCATGCGCTTCTCGGACCGATGCTGAAGCGCGAGGCTAAGTACTCATCGAAGATCGAGAACACGACCGCTTCGATCCGCGAGATCGCTCTGGTCGAGGCAAATATGCCCGCCCCGCGGCCGGAAGTGGCTGAGGTTCGGAACAACTTGCTGGCCCTTCAGCATGGAATCAACTCACCTCTCCCGCTCTGTCTGCGCCTCATGAGGGAAATGCACGCGGTGCTACTGCTTGGCGTGGACGACACCAAGCAGCCGGGGCACTTCCGTGCGAGTCAAGTTCACATCCGTGGTGTCGAGCCGGGGCTGGAGACTGCACGTTTCGTTCCTGCGCCGCCAGGTGACGAGATGCAGTCCTGCTTGAACTCTTTCGAGAAGTTCTTGAATCGGAAGGCTGATCCGGGTTCTCCTATCGAGTTCCCAGTGGAACTCGCTCTCGTTCATTACCAGTTCGAGTGCATCCACCCTTTCATGGATGGGAATGGGCGCCTTGGTCGGCTCTTGATTCCCTTAGCGGGGATCAAACGAGGACTTGTTGAGTTCGCATTGCCTCACGTGAGTCGATTCCTTGAGAGCAACCGGGAGGAGTACTGCGAGCTCCTCCTGAGAGTCAGTACGAAAGGGGATTGGGTTTCATGGATTCGCTTCTTCTGCAGGGCAATCGTTGAAGACTGCACGAAGAACATGGTTCGGGTGCGGCGTTTGGCGGATCTGCGGGAGGAGTACCTCCAGCGTGTCACCGGCAAGAAAACAAGCGTCCTAGCGCAGCAACTCGTGGACTTGCTCTTCGTGCGGCACGCGGTGACGACGGCGATCGTCTCTCAGGAGCTCGGAATAACAACTCCACCGGCACAGAAGCACATCGACCGACTCGAGAAGGCCAAGATTCTCCGCGAAATAACGGGTGGAAACTACGGTCGAGTCTGGGTTGCCGAGGACCTCGTCAGGCTGATCGAGGCTGAGGATTGA
- a CDS encoding UbiX family flavin prenyltransferase, with protein MNATAATVGGPPARRYVVGVSGASGAPYTLRLLELLLGAGHEVHFVCTEYGRRLLFDECGVRELTFEQLVPNLANAGIDPHLRLILHPNKDVGALIASGSFHHSGMAVLPCSSASLGAIATGSGSNLLCRAAAVCLKERRPLIICHREMPLSLIDIRNMETLALAGATICSPNPGFYMMPKRIEDLVDFVVGKVLDHLGVPHTLNTRWEQQINPQPRSA; from the coding sequence ATGAACGCGACTGCTGCAACCGTGGGCGGGCCGCCCGCAAGGCGTTACGTCGTCGGGGTTTCCGGCGCTTCAGGGGCACCCTACACCCTGCGGCTGCTGGAGCTGCTCCTGGGCGCCGGGCACGAGGTGCACTTCGTGTGCACCGAGTACGGCCGCCGCCTCCTCTTCGATGAGTGCGGCGTCCGCGAGCTGACCTTCGAGCAGCTCGTGCCCAACCTGGCCAACGCCGGGATCGACCCGCACCTGCGGCTGATTCTCCATCCCAACAAGGACGTCGGCGCCCTGATCGCCAGCGGCAGCTTCCACCACTCCGGCATGGCCGTGCTGCCATGCTCCTCCGCGTCGCTGGGCGCGATCGCCACCGGCAGCGGCAGCAACCTGCTCTGCCGGGCCGCGGCCGTGTGCCTCAAGGAGCGGCGGCCATTGATCATCTGCCACCGCGAGATGCCGCTGAGCCTGATCGACATCCGCAACATGGAGACGCTGGCCCTGGCGGGCGCGACCATCTGCTCACCGAACCCCGGTTTCTACATGATGCCCAAGCGCATCGAGGACCTGGTTGACTTCGTGGTGGGCAAGGTGCTGGACCACCTGGGCGTGCCGCACACGCTCAACACGCGGTGGGAGCAGCAGATCAATCCTCAGCCTCGATCAGCCTGA
- a CDS encoding aspartate carbamoyltransferase catalytic subunit has product MPTTTATRGLLGLQGMPAPELRGLLVATREMASRKPESTLAGRIIANLFFEDSTRTRTSFSVAAKRLGAEVVDLLGGNSSVSKGETLIDTARNVEAMGVAALVVRARQSGAASMIARSVACPVLNAGDGRHEHPTQGLLDIYTLAEAHGRLADFDLRGLKVAIVGDVGASRVARSDIAGMVTLGAEVVCVGPPAMAPRSLTGLGAQVSAELDPLLASVDAVIMLRIQFERYGDGKPPAGVEAPKSSPIASVREFRELFALTGERAARMKKGSVVMHPGPINRGIELDAEVADGPRSVILRQVTNGVLVRMAVLERMIL; this is encoded by the coding sequence ATGCCTACCACCACCGCCACCCGCGGCCTTCTGGGCCTGCAAGGGATGCCCGCGCCGGAGCTCCGCGGGCTGCTCGTTGCGACGCGTGAGATGGCCTCGCGCAAGCCCGAGTCCACGCTCGCGGGCCGGATCATCGCCAACCTGTTCTTCGAGGATTCGACGCGGACGCGGACGAGCTTCAGCGTGGCGGCGAAGCGGCTGGGGGCGGAGGTCGTTGACCTGCTGGGGGGCAACTCGAGCGTCAGCAAGGGCGAGACGCTGATCGACACCGCGCGGAACGTGGAGGCGATGGGCGTCGCGGCCCTGGTGGTGCGGGCCCGCCAGAGCGGGGCGGCCAGCATGATCGCGCGGAGCGTCGCGTGCCCGGTGCTCAACGCCGGCGACGGGCGGCACGAGCACCCGACGCAGGGGCTGCTGGACATCTACACGCTGGCGGAGGCGCACGGCCGGCTGGCCGACTTTGACCTGCGCGGGCTGAAGGTCGCGATCGTCGGTGATGTGGGCGCATCGCGCGTGGCGCGGTCGGATATCGCGGGCATGGTGACGCTGGGGGCCGAGGTGGTGTGCGTCGGCCCGCCGGCGATGGCGCCGCGCTCGCTGACGGGGCTGGGGGCGCAGGTGAGCGCCGAGCTCGACCCGCTGCTGGCGAGCGTCGACGCGGTGATCATGCTGCGGATCCAGTTCGAGCGCTACGGCGACGGGAAGCCTCCGGCGGGGGTGGAGGCGCCGAAGTCGTCGCCCATTGCCAGCGTGCGCGAGTTCCGCGAGCTGTTCGCGCTGACGGGCGAGCGGGCGGCGAGGATGAAGAAGGGCTCGGTGGTGATGCACCCGGGGCCGATCAACCGGGGCATCGAGCTGGACGCCGAGGTCGCCGATGGGCCGCGCTCGGTGATCCTGCGGCAGGTGACCAACGGGGTGCTGGTGCGCATGGCGGTGCTGGAGCGGATGATCCTCTGA
- the gmk gene encoding guanylate kinase — MHPPDHRLPTDTDDGMLLIISGPSGVGKTTITRGVERSIADSVFSVSATTRAKTPADVEGVDYHFVSDEEFERMKAAGEFLETAGVYGKKYGTPKAWVLEQLKRGRLVILEIDVQGAIQVKSQVKDAFGVFVLPPSEAELLARLRSRKREDESAIQRRFEAARQEIAVARDCGVYNVFLVNGTIEESIAQAAAAVQAEREWRRKQRGR; from the coding sequence ATGCACCCGCCCGACCACCGCCTTCCCACCGATACCGACGACGGCATGCTGCTGATCATCAGCGGCCCCAGCGGCGTGGGCAAGACCACGATTACCCGCGGCGTCGAGCGCTCGATCGCCGACTCGGTGTTCTCGGTGTCGGCGACGACGCGGGCCAAGACGCCGGCGGACGTGGAGGGAGTCGATTACCACTTCGTGAGCGACGAGGAGTTCGAGCGGATGAAGGCGGCGGGCGAGTTCCTCGAGACCGCGGGCGTGTACGGCAAGAAGTACGGCACGCCCAAGGCGTGGGTGCTGGAGCAGCTCAAGCGCGGGCGGCTGGTGATCCTCGAGATCGACGTGCAGGGGGCGATCCAGGTGAAGTCGCAGGTGAAGGACGCGTTCGGCGTGTTCGTGCTGCCGCCCAGCGAGGCGGAGCTGCTGGCGCGCCTGCGCTCACGCAAGCGCGAGGACGAGAGCGCCATCCAACGCCGGTTCGAGGCGGCCCGCCAGGAGATCGCCGTGGCCCGCGACTGCGGCGTGTACAACGTGTTCCTGGTGAACGGCACGATCGAGGAGTCGATCGCCCAGGCCGCCGCGGCGGTGCAGGCGGAGCGCGAGTGGAGAAGGAAGCAGCGGGGGCGCTAG
- a CDS encoding NADH-quinone oxidoreductase subunit D has translation MPFTLKPDDVINVDSDAPSYLKEHVDTGDRWVLNFGPQHPATHTTLRLVLELDGERVARCTPHIGYLHSGFEKLGEVLDYNQYVTIVSRMDYLSPIANDICWHHCVEKLFGIDLTPRCKVVRTIMAEIARIQNHLLCVGAAGLDLNAFTGFIYAFNVREKIYDICDFISGQRFHADWTRVGGAMMDLPDEEMFKTLVKKLIREEVPNALKDLEGLLNRNRIFMDRTQGIGVMTHDEAIAWSLTGPNARASGVKRDIRKDEPYLCYADNWDGAGAEAVKFQVPIATEGDTYARYFVRIEEMKQSLKIIEQLIDKIPGGPMDTFADSKVVKPNKKDVYGSIEGLIQHFELIMTNRGWKAPIGEVYGCNETANGELGYYIVADGTPRSWRVRTRPPSFINFQVVSKMLEGHLLSDTVAVVGSLNIVAAELDR, from the coding sequence TTGCCCTTCACGCTCAAGCCCGACGATGTGATCAATGTCGACTCCGACGCCCCTTCCTACCTGAAGGAGCACGTGGACACCGGCGACCGCTGGGTGCTCAACTTCGGCCCCCAGCACCCCGCCACCCACACCACCCTCCGCCTGGTGCTCGAGCTCGACGGCGAGCGCGTCGCCCGCTGCACGCCCCACATCGGCTACCTGCACTCGGGCTTCGAGAAGCTCGGCGAGGTGCTCGACTACAACCAGTACGTCACCATCGTCTCGCGGATGGACTACCTCAGCCCAATCGCCAACGACATCTGCTGGCACCACTGCGTCGAGAAGCTCTTCGGGATCGACCTGACGCCCCGCTGCAAGGTCGTCCGCACGATCATGGCGGAGATCGCCCGCATCCAGAACCACCTGCTGTGCGTGGGGGCCGCGGGCCTGGACCTCAACGCGTTCACGGGCTTCATCTACGCCTTCAACGTCCGCGAGAAGATCTACGACATCTGCGACTTCATCAGCGGCCAGCGCTTCCACGCCGACTGGACCCGCGTGGGCGGGGCCATGATGGACCTGCCCGACGAGGAGATGTTCAAGACCCTCGTCAAGAAGCTGATTCGCGAGGAGGTGCCCAACGCTCTCAAGGACCTGGAGGGGCTCCTCAACCGCAACCGCATCTTCATGGACCGCACGCAGGGCATCGGCGTGATGACCCACGACGAGGCCATCGCCTGGAGCCTCACCGGCCCCAACGCCCGCGCCAGCGGCGTGAAGCGCGACATCCGCAAGGACGAGCCCTACCTCTGCTACGCCGACAACTGGGACGGAGCGGGCGCCGAGGCCGTGAAGTTCCAGGTGCCCATCGCCACCGAGGGCGACACCTACGCGCGGTACTTCGTCCGCATCGAGGAGATGAAGCAGAGCCTGAAGATCATCGAGCAGCTGATCGACAAGATCCCCGGCGGCCCCATGGACACCTTCGCGGACAGCAAGGTGGTCAAGCCCAACAAGAAGGACGTCTACGGCTCCATCGAAGGCCTCATCCAGCACTTCGAGCTCATCATGACCAACCGCGGCTGGAAGGCCCCCATCGGCGAGGTCTACGGGTGCAACGAGACGGCCAACGGCGAGCTGGGCTACTACATCGTCGCCGACGGCACCCCCCGCAGCTGGCGGGTGAGGACAAGGCCGCCAAGCTTCATCAACTTCCAGGTCGTCAGCAAGATGCTCGAGGGGCACCTGCTCAGCGACACGGTGGCGGTGGTGGGCTCGCTGAACATCGTCGCGGCGGAGCTGGACCGGTAG
- a CDS encoding MarR family transcriptional regulator translates to MPPRNPQLDAPVRGLAAEINKKRPFDLPEQEAWLNLLRTLSVLAEPVERMFKEHGLSEATYNALRILRGSGQAGRACSEIGRDMVTRVPDVTRIVDRLEKEGWATRCRVPEDRRVVLIKITEKGLALLARLDEPIRQLHKRQFAGLTKAEVQELSRLLEKVRGSAGENASQ, encoded by the coding sequence ATGCCCCCCCGCAACCCACAACTCGACGCCCCCGTCCGCGGCCTGGCGGCGGAGATCAACAAGAAGCGGCCCTTTGACCTGCCCGAGCAGGAGGCCTGGCTCAACCTGCTCCGCACCCTGTCGGTGCTGGCCGAGCCCGTCGAGCGGATGTTCAAGGAGCACGGCCTCTCCGAGGCCACGTACAACGCCCTCCGCATCCTCCGCGGCAGCGGGCAGGCCGGTCGGGCGTGCAGCGAGATCGGGCGCGACATGGTGACCCGTGTGCCGGATGTGACGCGGATTGTTGATCGGCTCGAGAAGGAAGGGTGGGCGACCCGCTGCCGCGTGCCCGAGGACCGGCGCGTGGTGCTCATCAAGATCACCGAGAAAGGGCTGGCCCTGCTGGCCCGGCTGGATGAGCCGATCCGGCAGCTGCACAAGCGGCAGTTCGCGGGGCTCACCAAGGCCGAGGTGCAGGAACTCAGCCGCCTGCTGGAGAAGGTCCGCGGCAGCGCGGGCGAGAACGCGTCACAGTGA
- a CDS encoding DoxX family protein, producing the protein MEAHTPAALRFLHQPDLGLLLLRVALGISGVFHGGQKLFSAFGGKGMEGFTKFLGSMNVPMPGVSAYMAALAEFGGGILIAIGLFTRLASIPFAFTMLVAWGMAHQFSFIKTETVNGSELPFHLMVMALALVFTGPGKYSVQALFFGKRDAAPHRV; encoded by the coding sequence ATGGAAGCCCACACCCCCGCCGCCCTGCGTTTCCTCCACCAGCCCGACCTCGGCCTGCTGCTGCTCCGAGTGGCCCTGGGCATTTCCGGCGTGTTCCACGGCGGGCAGAAGCTCTTCAGCGCCTTCGGCGGCAAGGGCATGGAGGGCTTCACCAAGTTCCTGGGCAGCATGAACGTCCCAATGCCGGGCGTGTCGGCGTACATGGCGGCGCTGGCGGAGTTCGGCGGCGGCATCCTGATCGCCATCGGCCTGTTCACGCGCCTGGCCAGCATCCCCTTCGCGTTCACCATGCTGGTGGCGTGGGGCATGGCCCACCAGTTCTCGTTCATCAAGACCGAGACGGTGAACGGGAGCGAGCTGCCGTTTCACCTCATGGTGATGGCCTTGGCCCTCGTGTTCACCGGCCCCGGCAAGTACTCGGTGCAGGCCCTGTTCTTCGGCAAGCGTGACGCGGCGCCGCACCGCGTCTGA
- a CDS encoding pirin family protein yields MISVRKSSDRGHFNHGWLDTYHTFSFGHYYDPNHMSFRSLRVINEDVVAPGMGFPQHPHDNMEIITYILSGALAHKDTTGGASTIKPGDVQHMTAGSGIEHSEYNPSKTEPVHLLQIWLKPEARNLEPRYDEAHFTEASRRDQLRLVAAREPKDGAIKIHQDVNLYASLLGGGKQVTHSLSPGRHAWLQIARGQVTVNGQTLSAGDGAAVSEEPRLTIQADRDAEFLLFDLA; encoded by the coding sequence ATGATCTCTGTCCGAAAGTCATCCGATCGCGGCCACTTCAACCACGGCTGGCTTGACACCTACCACACCTTCAGCTTCGGCCACTACTACGACCCCAACCACATGAGCTTCCGCAGCCTCCGCGTGATCAACGAGGACGTCGTTGCCCCCGGCATGGGCTTCCCGCAGCACCCGCACGACAACATGGAGATCATCACGTACATCCTGAGCGGGGCCCTGGCCCACAAGGACACCACCGGCGGCGCGTCCACCATCAAGCCCGGCGATGTGCAGCACATGACGGCCGGCAGCGGCATCGAGCACAGCGAGTACAACCCCAGCAAGACCGAGCCGGTCCACCTGCTTCAGATATGGCTCAAGCCCGAGGCTCGGAACCTGGAGCCGCGGTACGACGAGGCGCACTTCACCGAGGCGTCGCGGCGCGATCAGCTGCGGCTGGTGGCCGCGCGGGAGCCCAAGGACGGGGCAATCAAGATCCACCAGGATGTGAACCTGTACGCGTCGCTGCTGGGTGGCGGGAAGCAGGTCACGCACTCCCTCTCCCCCGGCCGGCACGCCTGGCTCCAGATCGCCCGTGGGCAGGTGACGGTGAACGGCCAGACCCTGAGCGCGGGCGATGGGGCCGCGGTGTCGGAGGAGCCCAGGCTCACGATCCAGGCGGACCGTGACGCGGAGTTCCTGCTGTTTGATCTCGCGTGA
- a CDS encoding GDP-mannose 4,6-dehydratase — protein sequence MTTQPVLVTGAAGFIGSHVAAALLARGQRVIGVDNFDPFYDRAAKERNLSELGYPLSPRRADSAFEFHELDITDATGLGSLMQRTRPEGVIHLAAKAGVRPSIQDPVGYSKANVLATSVILEEARKAECSRVVVASSSSVYGNSPTAPFSETQDVNQPISPYAATKKACELIGYTHWHLTKQPVAMLRFFTVFGPRQRPDLAINLFMRKICAGDTVQLFGDGTSRDYTFIDDIVSGVLASYDRIPQYGYRVWNLGGNHPIGLDEMVNTIAKVVGQPAKIERGPMRPGDVQRTWADLTRATAELDYQPKTPFEEGVGRQWAWMKSVRA from the coding sequence ATGACCACCCAGCCTGTGCTCGTGACCGGCGCCGCCGGGTTCATCGGCTCTCACGTCGCCGCGGCCCTCCTGGCCCGCGGCCAGCGCGTCATCGGTGTGGATAACTTCGACCCCTTCTACGACCGCGCCGCCAAGGAACGCAACCTCTCGGAGCTCGGGTATCCCCTCTCTCCGAGACGGGCGGATTCCGCCTTCGAGTTCCACGAGCTGGACATCACGGACGCCACCGGCTTGGGCTCGCTCATGCAGCGCACCCGCCCCGAGGGCGTCATTCACCTGGCCGCGAAGGCCGGCGTGCGCCCCAGCATCCAGGACCCCGTCGGCTACTCCAAGGCCAACGTCCTCGCGACGAGCGTCATCCTCGAGGAGGCCCGCAAGGCCGAGTGCTCGCGGGTGGTGGTCGCGTCCTCGAGCTCGGTCTACGGCAACTCCCCCACCGCCCCCTTCAGCGAGACCCAGGACGTCAACCAGCCCATCAGCCCTTACGCGGCGACCAAGAAAGCCTGCGAGCTGATCGGCTACACGCATTGGCACCTCACGAAGCAGCCGGTCGCCATGCTGCGGTTCTTCACCGTCTTCGGACCACGCCAGCGCCCGGACCTCGCGATCAACCTGTTCATGCGCAAGATCTGCGCGGGTGACACGGTGCAGCTCTTCGGGGACGGCACCAGCCGCGACTACACCTTCATCGATGACATCGTCAGCGGCGTGCTCGCGTCGTATGACCGCATCCCGCAGTATGGCTACCGCGTGTGGAACCTCGGCGGCAACCACCCGATCGGCCTCGATGAGATGGTGAACACCATTGCGAAGGTCGTCGGCCAACCCGCGAAGATCGAGCGCGGCCCCATGCGCCCCGGCGACGTGCAGCGCACTTGGGCCGACCTCACCCGCGCCACCGCCGAGCTCGACTATCAACCAAAAACCCCCTTCGAGGAGGGGGTTGGTCGCCAGTGGGCGTGGATGAAGAGCGTGCGGGCCTAG